The segment GTTACCGAAAACGGATAGGCTTTCACCGTCTCTTCAATGGTACTGCGATACTCACTCAAGGAAACAGGCAGCAAAAAGTGTAAATTAGGGATTTTTTCCTGTAATTTGGCTGCTGCTTGACACATCAACGGCAGATGAAACTTTAACTCCTGATAGCGCGAAGCCGGAAAAAGCGCGACAATCAACTGATCCGAATGTAAATTTAACCGTTGACGCGCCACCTCTCGACTGGGAGCCTTTGCCATGCGATCGAGCAAGGGATGACCCACCCATTTAACCGAAACCCCTTTTTCTTCAAAAAATCTCGCTTCTTCAGGGAAAATCGCCAACAGAAGGTCAGTAATATGAGCAAATTGTTGAATCGTTTTACTATTGGGAGCCCATACCCAAGATTGAGGGGCAATATAATAAATAATCGGCACTTGGGGGAGATGTTTCCGCGCATATTGGCCAAAAGCTGCATTTGGACCCATATAATCGATGAGAATCAAAATATCAGGAGGATTCTCCCGTAAATACTGCTTAACCCGACGCTGCATCAACCAAGTGGGAATAATAAACGGGAGGGACTCCACAATGCCAATAGAACCGATCGCCGCCGTATTTCCCAACAGTTTAGCCCCGGCCGCTGCCATGCGATCGCCCCCTAACGCCAGGATTTCTAGCGGTATCCCCCTAGCTTCTGCCCGTTGATAAAGCGACTCGACTAACAGCGACCCCTGTAAGTCACCAGAAACTTCCCCCGTACTAATAAAGATTCTCATAGATTTCTTAGCACCTAGTGTTCTAATTTTTTCCTGGGATGGGACCTCGGCGTTTTTCCCCCGTTGTCGAGGCTTGGAGGAACTGATAGAGATATTCTACATATTGATTATTAGACAGGGCTTGTAGCTCCTCTAATGCCTCTTTGAAGGTCAATTGTGAACGGTATAGCAGCCGAAACGCTTTTTTAAGAGAACTGAGATCCTCAGCCGTTAACCCGGCTCGTTTTAACCCAATTAAATTGAGTGCTCGCACCCGCGAGGGGTTCCCTTCCACGGCCATATACGGAGGTGCATCTCGATCAATGCGACTCATACCCCCTAACATGGCATTACGTCCAATGCGGACAAATTGATGAACGCCTAATGCACCACCGATAACTGCCCGTGATTCAATATGAACATGACCCGCTAAAGCAACCGCATTAGCAATGATGACATGATCTTCAATGACACAGTTGTGAGCAACATGAACATAAGCCATTAATAAATTATGGCTTCCAATTTCAGTCACTTCGTCGGCATGGGTTGCCCTGTTAATGGTAACAAATTCCCGAATTGTATTGTAATCGCCGATTTTTACCCAACTGGCTGCCCCTTTGTATTTTAAGTCTTGGGGTTCCAACCCGATGACCGCACTGGGAAAAATGCGATTACCAATGCCAATTTCAATCGGTCCTTCAATAACCGCATGGGCTCCAATGGTCGTTTGTGCCCCAATTTTGACATTTTCGCCAATCACAGCATAGGGTCCCACGGTAACAGTGGGATGAAGTTCTGCTTTGGGATGAATAACAGCAGTGGGGTGGATGTGTGTATTCAAAAGGGCATCTCTCTTGCTTTGATCAGTCAGCATTGAATCTTTTAGGATTATAGGGTAAAGCCATCTTGGTTTGATTCAAGATAACATGATCAGGGCAAAACGGCGATAGGTTGCCAAAAATTACCCCTAATTAGGGTTTGCTGAAACAAGGACAAACCCTACATAGTTAGTCTAAATCAATTGGCAAAACTGTAGCACAAGCATATTGCTTGTGACAGCCGTTGACGTTGTATTCCTATGTACATTTCACTCGATAACTCTCTTAGTTGACCCTTATTCAATCTCAACCCACTTATTGCGAGAGGATAACCCTGATTTAATCGAAATCTGAGATTGACTGACTCCAAATTTTTTAGCCAATAATTTAATTAATTCTTGATTCGCTTTTCCCTCTATTGGAGGCGATTTTAAATAAACGACTAAACTGCCATCCTCCTCTTCTTGAATTTTCTGTTTTTTCGCATTGGGTTTAACTTTGACTTGCCGTTTCATTATTAGTTACTTCTTGTCGATAGGTTTGCCACAATTCAAAAATAAACTGATGTAATTGTTGTCTCGCTTTTTGAATACCTTCTGTTGAATAATCCTGACTTTCTAATTGATTTAACCAAGGAATAATCTCGGTATCCAAAGCAGGTCGAAATAGTTTGGTTGGATACAATAAATCAGACGTTAAACGGACATCTACTAACACTTTAGGGCTGAATAAATCATTAATTGACCCTAAATTATCGTCTAAAATAACCAAA is part of the Rippkaea orientalis PCC 8801 genome and harbors:
- a CDS encoding DUF167 domain-containing protein, producing MKRQVKVKPNAKKQKIQEEEDGSLVVYLKSPPIEGKANQELIKLLAKKFGVSQSQISIKSGLSSRNKWVEIE
- the lpxA gene encoding acyl-ACP--UDP-N-acetylglucosamine O-acyltransferase, giving the protein MLTDQSKRDALLNTHIHPTAVIHPKAELHPTVTVGPYAVIGENVKIGAQTTIGAHAVIEGPIEIGIGNRIFPSAVIGLEPQDLKYKGAASWVKIGDYNTIREFVTINRATHADEVTEIGSHNLLMAYVHVAHNCVIEDHVIIANAVALAGHVHIESRAVIGGALGVHQFVRIGRNAMLGGMSRIDRDAPPYMAVEGNPSRVRALNLIGLKRAGLTAEDLSSLKKAFRLLYRSQLTFKEALEELQALSNNQYVEYLYQFLQASTTGEKRRGPIPGKN
- the lpxB gene encoding lipid-A-disaccharide synthase; this translates as MRIFISTGEVSGDLQGSLLVESLYQRAEARGIPLEILALGGDRMAAAGAKLLGNTAAIGSIGIVESLPFIIPTWLMQRRVKQYLRENPPDILILIDYMGPNAAFGQYARKHLPQVPIIYYIAPQSWVWAPNSKTIQQFAHITDLLLAIFPEEARFFEEKGVSVKWVGHPLLDRMAKAPSREVARQRLNLHSDQLIVALFPASRYQELKFHLPLMCQAAAKLQEKIPNLHFLLPVSLSEYRSTIEETVKAYPFSVTLLDGQALDVMAAADFAIAKSGTVNLELALLKIPQLVLCLVNPLTMWIARNILKFSIPYMSPPNLVVMEAIIPELLQEEATIERIVQESLDLLLNTERRQKTLADYEQMSTLLGEVGVCDRVANEILDYSKS